The following coding sequences are from one Ctenopharyngodon idella isolate HZGC_01 chromosome 17, HZGC01, whole genome shotgun sequence window:
- the xdh gene encoding xanthine dehydrogenase/oxidase, which translates to MSITAEEMKNKLHSSGDDLVFFVNGKKITEKNAEPEITLLTYLRRSLGLTGTKLGCAEGGCGACTVMVSKYHPHQNRIIHYAVNACLAPLCSLHHCAVTTVEGIGSVASKLHPVQERIAKAHGSQCGFCTPGIVMSMYALLRNNPQPTMHDIQEAFQGNLCRCTGYRPILEGYRTFTKDGGCCGGKGQTNGCCKSNGYIQEHVNDNSTLPAQKLYDQSEFIPLDPTQEIIFPPELISLSKQPQRELRFIGERVLWIQPSSLKELLELKATYPNAKLVVGNTEVGIEMKFKNLLYPVILAPAYISELNIIQHTQDGIQVGASVTLTVLGDVLHAAVKKLPAQKTEIFKAVLEQLRWFAGQQIRNVAAVGGNIMTASPISDLNPVFMAAGCKLTVMSKGEKRVLEMDDKFFPGYRKTVLKPEEILLSIEIPYTRKGQYFSAFKQSPRKEDDISIVTCGMNVFFKEQSNIVESIRISYGGMAPVTVLAKATCSKLLNRQWNEELLEEACTSLAEEMSLSPSAPGGMVTYRRTLTISLFYKFFLTVQHKLALNLQMEGVTVEDIRPEYATATDLYQLDSPSSVQLYQAVPPGHNSDDVVGQPIMHLSALKQATGEAVYCDDIPCYENELHLALVTSTKAHALIKFIDTSDAIAVPGVVAFISAKDIPGSNMTGPVIYDETVFADDKVTCVGHIVGAIVADTQAHAQRAAKAVKISYEELQPVIVTIQDAITNQSFYQPVRSIERGDVAQGFKNSDHILHGEMHIGGQEHFYLETNCTLAVPSGEDGEMELFVSTQSATKTQALVAKALGVPANRVVCRVKRMGGGFGGKESRSTILSTVVAVAAHTVKRPVRCMLDRDEDMLVTGGRHPFFGRYKVGYMNNGRVNALDVTLYSNVGNSQDLSLSILERSLFHMDNSYNIPNIRGTGYMCKTNLPSNSAFRGFGGPQGMMIAESWMSDVALSCGLPAEEVRRLNLYKEGDLTPFNQRLDQFTIDRCWEECMQLSDFNKRKDAVEQYNRQHRWTKRGLSIIPTKFGISFTAVFLNQAGALVLVYSDGSVLLTHGGTEMGQGLHTKMVQVASKTLGIPSTKIHITETSTNTVPNTSPTAASASSDLNGMAVYNACQTLLQRLQPYKDKNPKGCWEDWVKAAYFDRVNLSANGFYKTPDLGYDFDTNIGRPFNYFSYGVAVSEVEIDCLTGSHKNLHTSIVMDVGKSLNPALDIGQVEGGFMQGLGLFTLEELRYSPDGYLYTRGPGMYKIPAFGDIPIELKVSLLRDAPNERAIFSSKAVGEPPLFLAASVFYAIKDAITAARTESGLTGPFRLDSPATPERIRNACEDKFTKLCPPADPGTFTPWSVHV; encoded by the exons ATGTCTATCACAGCGGAAGAGATGAAGAATAAATTACACTCTTCAGGGGATGACCTTGTTTTCTTCGTTAATGGAAAAAAG ATCACTGAGAAGAATGCAGAGCCTGAGATAACACTCCTGACATATTTAAGGAGAAGCT TGGGTCTGACGGGAACCAAACTGGGATGTGCTGAAGGAGGCTGTGGAGCCTGCACTGTAATGGTGTCTAAATATCATCCACATCAAAACCGGATTAT TCACTATGCGGTTAACGCCTGTCTGGCTCCTCTATGCTCTTTGCATCACTGTGCAGTAACAACTGTGGAGGGCATCGGCAGTGTGGCAAGCAAACTCCATCCTGTACAG GAGCGAATTGCAAAGGCTCATGGGTCACAGTGTGGGTTCTGCACACCAGGAATTGTGATGTCTATGTACGCTCTTTTAAGAAACAACCCTCAACCCACCATGCATGACATTCAGGAAGCCTTTCAAG GCAATTTATGTCGCTGTACTGGGTACAGACCTATTCTGGAAGGCTACAGGACATTCACGAAG GATGGGGGATGTTGTGGTGGGAAAGGACAAACTAATGGCTGCTGTAAGAGTAATGGATACATACAAGAGCATGTCAAT GATAATTCAACACTTCCAGCTCAGAAATTGTATGACCAATCAGAGTTCATTCCACTGGACCCAACACAAGAGATTATTTTTCCGCCTGAGCTCATT AGTCTGAGTAAACAGCCCCAGAGAGAGCTGAGGTTTATTGGGGAACGAGTGCTTTGGATTCAACCCAGCTCCCTCAAAGAACTCCTGGAGCTGAAGGCAACCTATCCAAATGCTAAACTAGTGGTTGGGAACACAGAAGTTG GTATTGAGATGAAGTTCAAAAATCTTCTTTACCCTGTGATTCTGGCACCAGCTTACATCTCAGAACTGAACATCATCCAACACACTCAGGACG GCATCCAGGTTGGCGCATCAGTGACGTTAACTGTGTTGGGGGACGTGTTGCATGCAGCGGTGAAGAAGCTGCCCGCTCAAAAGACAGAGATCTTTAAGGCTGTTCTTGAGCAGTTGCGCTGGTTTGCAGGACAGCAGATCCGAAATGTTGCG GCTGTTGGTGGCAATATTATGACAGCGAGTCCCATTTCAGACCTCAACCCCGTGTTTATGGCAGCTGGCTGCAAGCTCACGGTGATGTCCAAAG GGGAGAAACGTGTTCTTGAAATGGATGACAAGTTCTTCCCTGGTTATAGGAAGACAGTTTTGAAGCCAGAGGAGATTCTGTTGTCCATTGAGATTCCATACACAAGAAAG GGCCAGTACTTCTCAGCCTTTAAACAGTCCCCTCGCAAGGAGGATGACATCTCCATTGTCACATGTGGGATGAATGTATTCTTCAAGGAACAATCCAATATAGTGGAGAGCATCCGGATAAGCTATGGAGGAATGGCCCCTGTCACTGTCCTTGCCAAAGCCACGTGCAGCAAGTTGCTCAACAG GCAATGGAACGAGGAGCTTCTAGAGGAAGCCTGTACCTCATTGGCCGAGGAGATGAGTCTGTCTCCCTCAGCTCCTGGTGGGATGGTAACATACAGACGCACATTGACTATCAGCCTCTTCTACAAGTTCTTCCTCACTGTGCAGCACAAACTGGCTCTGAACCTGCAGAtggag GGTGTGACTGTGGAAGACATCCGTCCCGAATATGCTACTGCTACTGACCTCTACCAGTTGGACTCACCATCCAGTGTACAGCTCTACCAG GCAGTTCCCCCTGGTCATAATAGTGATGATGTGGTGGGACAACCAATCATGCACCTCTCCGCTCTTAAGCAGGCCACAGGAGAAGCGGTCTACTGTGACGACATACCCTGCTACGAAAATGAGCTCCACTTGGCTTTGGTCACGAGCACTAAAGCTCATGCCCTCATAAA GTTTATTGACACCTCTGATGCAATAGCAGTTCCTGGAGTGGTTGCATTTATCTCTGCCAAAGACATCCCAGGAAGTAACATGACAGGACCAGTCATCTATGatgaaacagtttttgctgACGATAAG GTCACATGTGTTGGACATATAGTGGGGGCCATTGTGGCAGACACACAGGCTCATGCTCAGAGAGCAGCCAAAGCTGTGAAGATCAGCTATGAGGAACTGCAGCCTGTGATTGTCACTATTCAG GATGCTATTACCAACCAGTCCTTCTATCAGCCGGTGAGAAGTATAGAGAGAGGAGATGTTGCACAAGGATTCAAAAACTCTGATCACATCCTGCATG GTGAGATGCACATTGGAGGACAGGAACACTTTTATCTGGAGACTAATTGCACGCTGGCTGTCCCAAGTGGAGAGGATGGGGAAATGGAGCTGTTTGTGTCCACACAGTCAGCCACCAAGACTCAA GCGCTTGTGGCTAAAGCTCTCGGAGTGCCTGCCAACCGGGTCGTGTGTCGTGTAAAGAGGATGGGAGGAGGATTTGGAGGGAAAGAGAGTCGGAGCACCATTCTCTCCACAGTGGTTGCTGTTGCCGCACATAc GGTCAAGCGACCGGTTCGCTGCATGTTAGATCGTGATGAGGACATGCTGGTCACAGGCGGTCGGCATCCATTCTTTGGTCGTTACAAG GTTGGTTACATGAACAATGGAAGAGTGAATGCACTTGATGTGACGCTCTACAGCAATGTGGGCAATTCACAAGACCTGTCATTGTCA ATCCTGGAGAGGTCACTATTCCACATGGATAACTCCTACAACATTCCTAACATTCGTGGCACAGGCTACATGTGTAAAACCAACCTGCCGTCTAACTCTGCGTTCAGAGGCTTTGGTGGGCCGCAGGGCATGATGATCGCAGAGAGCTGGATGAGTGATGTGGCTTTGAGCTGCGGTCTGCCGGCAGAAGAG GTGAGGAGGTTGAACTTGTATAAGGAGGGAGATCTCACACCCTTTAATCAACGTCTGGACCAGTTTACCATTGATCGCTGCTGGGAGGAGTGCATGCAGCTCTCAGACTTCAACAAGCGCAAGGATGCAGTGGAACAATACAACAG GCAGCACCGTTGGACCAAGAGAGGGTTGTCCATCATTCCCACCAAGTTTGGCATCAGCTTCACTGCTGTCTTCCTCAACCAG GCAGGAGCGTTGGTACTTGTGTATTCAGATGGTTCGGTTCTACTAACTCATGGTGGAACAGAGATGGGGCAAGGCCTGCACACTAAAATGGTCCAG gtggCCAGTAAAACTCTTGGAATCCCCAGCACAAAGATTCACATCACAGAGACCAGCACTAACACAGTTCCCAACACCAGCCCTACGGCCGCCTCCGCCTCCTCAGACCTTAACGGCATGGCCGTCTAT AATGCTTGCCAGACTTTACTACAGAGACTTCAGCCTTACAAAGACAAAAACCCCAAAGGCTGCTGGGAGGATTGG GTGAAAGCAGCCTATTTTGACAGAGTAAATCTGTCTGCCAATGGATTTTacaa GACTCCAGATCTTGGCTATGACTTTGACACAAATATAGGAAGGCCATTTAACTACTTCAGCTATGGTGTGGCTGTCTCAGAGGTGGAGATAGACTGTCTAACCGGCAGTCACAAG AATCTTCATACATCCATAGTCATGGATGTGGGCAAGAGTTTAAATCCGGCATTGGACATTGGACAG GTGGAGGGCGGGTTCATGCAAGGTTTAGGTCTGTTCACGCTAGAGGAGCTACGCTACTCTCCTGATGGTTACCTATATACTCGCGGACCAGGCATGTATAAGATTCCCGCTTTTGGGGATATTCCCATTGAATTAAAGGTCTCGCTGCTCAGAGACGCTCCCAACGAGAGGGCCATCTTCTCCTCAAAG GCTGTGGGCGAGCCTCCTCTCTTTCTGGCGGCCTCAGTGTTTTATGCCATTAAAGATGCCATCACTGCTGCCAGGACTGAGTCCGGCCTGACTGGACCCTTCAGACTGGACAGCCCCGCTACGCCTGAACGGATACGAAATGCATGTGAGGACAAGTTTACTAAACTG TGCCCTCCTGCGGATCCTGGCACCTTTACTCCATGGTCAGTGCACGTGTAA
- the zgc:162964 gene encoding Golgi resident protein GCP60 produces MMEFDREEHGSERIDKTCENGINTETRAPGTEEDHKPCEENEEHQKSWSLERNWGFTLEELFRLALKFFKEMNGKAFNPTYEENLRLVALHKQITLGPYNPEACPEIGFFDVLGNDRRKEWLRLGSMAKEDAMEDFVKLLNSCCALFAPYVTSHKIEKEEQEKRQREEEERLRLEREEQERQRLEEEARRREEEERRIKEEEQRRKEEAERLQIERQKQQIMAVLNAQTTVQFQQYAKQQYPDNPDQQQLLIRQLQEQHYQQYIHQALRLQQMASQTQQEDSNVTQTSEALPALVSNEAVPNFNPNSQSKSLENQEQQTDSKTFQLFVEGKSAEAPVIIAPSMWTRPQIKEFKEKVLHDEDSVITVGRGEVLTVRVPTHQDGSHLFWEFATDHYDIGFGLYFEWKDLTIPTITNEGESTTDTKEGTAQAEQENLTEQDRCPLVSEVVPVSRRDSHEEVYAGSHQYPGEGVHLLKFDNSYSLWRPKVVYYRVYYTR; encoded by the exons ATGATGGAGTTTGACAGAGAAGAACATGGCAGCGAGAGGATCGATAAAACCTGCGAGAACGGTATTAACACCGAGACTCGCGCGCCCGGCACTGAGGAAGACCACAAACCATGTGAGGAAAATGAAGAACATCAGAAGTCTTGGAGTTTGGAGAGAAACTGGGGTTTTACTTTAGAGGAGCTCTTCAGACTTGCGCTGAAATTCTTTAAAG AGATGAATGGCAAAGCCTTCAACCCCACATATGAAGAAAACCTCCGCTTGGTTGCACTACATAAGCAAATCACTCTTGGCCCTTATAACCCAGAAGCATGTCCAGAAATTGGGTTTTTTGACGTGCTGGGAAATGACAGAAG GAAAGAATGGCTACGGCTTGGCAGCATGGCCAAAGAAGATGCCATGGAGGACTTTGTGAAGCTTCTGAACTCCTGTTGTGCTCTTTTTGCACCATATGTGACTTCACATAAGATTGAGAAGGAGGAACAAGAGAAGAGACA aagGGAAGAGGAAGAACGTCTCAGACTGGAGAGAGAAGAGCAGGAGCGACAGCGGTTGGAAGAAGAAGCACGACgcagagaagaagaagagaggagGATAAAAGAGGAGGAACAGAGAAGAAAAGAAGAGGCAGAGAGGTTACAGATAGAGCGGCAAAA ACAGCAGATCATGGCTGTTTTGAATGCACAGACGACAGTGCAGTTTCAGCAGTATGCCAAACAGCAGTATCCAGACaatccagaccagcagcagttACTTATCAGACAGCTGCAGGAACAGCACTACCAACAATACATCCACCAGGCCCTCCGTCTACAGCAG ATGGCCTCGCAGACGCAGCAGGAAGACTCAAATGTGACTCAGACATCAGAAGCTCTTCCTGCTCTTGTCTCAAATGAAGCAGTGCCCAACTTCAACCCCAACAGCCAATCAAAATCATTAGAGAATCAGGAACAACAGACAGACTCAAAAACTTTCCAGTTGTTTGTAGAAGGGAAATCAGCAG AAGCACCTGTCATCATTGCTCCGTCTATGTGGACACGGCCTCAGATTAAGGAGTTTAAGGAAAAGGTGTTGCACGATGAGGACTCAGTGATCACAGTGGGCCGAGGGGAGGTGTTGACAGTACGGGTGCCCACTCATCAGGATGGCTCACACTTATTTTGGGAATTTGCCACCGATCACTATGACATTGGTTTTGGGCTGTACTTTGAGTGGAAGGACTTGACCATTCCAACAATCACCAATGAAGGAGAATCTACTACTGACACTAAAGAAG GTACAGCACAAGCTGAACAAGAGAACCTGACAGAACAGGACAGATGTCCACTGGTAAGTGAGGTGGTTCCTGTTTCCCGTCGTGACAGCCACGAGGAAGTTTATGCAGGCAGCCACCAATATCCTGGTGAGGGAGTTCATCTTCTGAAATTTGACAATTCCTACTCCCTCTGGAGGCCAAAGGTTGTCTATTACAGAGTTTATTACACCAGATAA